A genomic segment from Rhodohalobacter sp. 614A encodes:
- the rpsJ gene encoding 30S ribosomal protein S10, translated as MATQQKIRIKLKSYDHNLIDKSAEKIIQTVKSTGAVVSGPIPLPTKKSIITVNRSVHVDKKSREQFEYRSHKRLIDILSTGSQTVDALMKLELPSGVDVEIKV; from the coding sequence GAAATCATACGATCATAACCTGATCGATAAATCGGCAGAGAAAATTATCCAGACTGTAAAGTCTACAGGTGCGGTTGTATCCGGGCCAATTCCTCTGCCGACCAAGAAAAGTATTATTACAGTTAACAGATCTGTGCATGTTGATAAAAAATCACGTGAACAGTTTGAATACAGGTCACACAAGCGGTTGATCGATATTCTCTCAACCGGATCACAAACTGTAGATGCCTTGATGAAGCTCGAGCTTCCTTCAGGTGTAGATGTAGAAATTAAAGTTTAA